In the Equus przewalskii isolate Varuska chromosome 18, EquPr2, whole genome shotgun sequence genome, AATGACAATCTATTAAAAGTTATTGAAAATGGATATGATTTAATCTAAGTTCTGTTTATGAATCATTACCCAGCAGCTATGTTTAGGAAGGAAGAGCATCAAAGGGATGTGGGAGCTAAGTAACTAGAGTTTTACAAATCACGGAGCTGGGTAGCTTTGAGGGAGGGCCTGAGTGGGATCAGTTGGAAAGTGTATAGAATTTCAGTGTTGAGATAGGAAGGGCAGGGGTGGACATGAAGACAGGTCACTCGTTATACTTAGAATTTGGAGTGAGATGAAAGATAACACTGAAGGAATATAAGGACACAAAATGTCCAAACTCTTGCTCATTTTCATGTCCTTCACAGCCACCCACTAGGCCTTATGACATCATATCACCTTAACATTATTGGAAGTTCAGTAATATGTATTTGAAGACCTCATGTCAACAACGTATTCTAAAAAACTTTATGTATTACTGATTTGTTTATCTCActaccttaatttttttaaaaaaattcttggaagATTGATCATTTCCTTCCTATTCTGccacttctctgtttctctgtatgCCAATTAAATTCTTCAATCTCATCTCCTTCTGAATTAGTGAAGTATTTAAAACTATcctacaacaaacaaacacagctgGAAAGGACCTTTTCAGGCATCATTGACAGTGAGAGGCAGCTATCTTTCTCATTACTCATCATGCACACTAGGCTAAGAGCATCCTCTTATAATTTAGACCAACCTTCACTGTCTTAACTcccttcttattttttccatttatctttatttctctgtgtgaCATGAGAGTTGAATCTTCAAGAAGTGAAAATCACCATGTCCAAATAAAGTGGAATGAAAGACTTTGGTGGCTAGTGGAATTCCTGAGATTACCTCTGTTCACCCAAAGGCAAACCTGCCTCCACTGTGGAGTTAAATGTGATATAAGTCTCCAGGCTGCTCAGCTGTATTATTATCAAAGACATCATACTTGAGTTCTGTTCACAGGAACTACAAAATtttagtgcttaataaatgcattTAGAGAGACACATTGAAGAATATACAGACATGTACAGTGTTTTCTGCTTTAGTTAATTGAGTATGATATAAACACCTGATTAAAGTTCCTTGTGTGTTTTTGAATAAGATGTACAAATAATTTAATGAGTTTATTATGAACTAATACCTTAAGTCATTAAAATAATGGgacaattataattttaaaaaatttgaacacTAATCAACAGATAGCAACATCTAATCTGCATAATTTTGTGACTGTCTTAATGAAAGGATAACAGTTATTAGTATGAGATCTAAACATTTCTCTTTAGCATTTTTGCCAGTGAATCTATGACTTTCCTATTTCTCAGGCTGTAGATAATTGGATTTAACAAAGGAATGATGACAGTGTAAAATAGAGAGTCCACCATATCTTGATCATCTCTCTGTGCAGATCCAGGGCGCACATACATGAAGAGAAGAGGGCCATAGTATAAAGAGACAGATAAGAGATGGGCTCCACAGGTGGAAAAGGCTTTCCTGATGCCTTGTACAGACTTCCTTTTTAAGATTGTAAAGAGAATAAGTgtataagagaaaagaacagtCAGAATGGTGAACACTTGAATTgacccagaaaaaataaatagcatcaGAACATTAATAGAAGGGTCAGTGCAGGAGATCTTAAACAATGGCATGATGTCACAGTAAAAGTGATGTATTATGTTGTAATGACAGAAGGTTAATCTGAATAAAAAACCTACGTGAATTAAGGCATGAAGAAGGCCACCTACAAATGATGAGACTAACAGTTGTATGCATAGTCTATTGGTCATAATCACTGGATAAAGTAAAGGTTTACATATAGCCACACAGCGATCATATGCCATACTTGCCAAGAGAAAACATTCCGTGGTTGCACTGattccaagggaaaaaaattgtatcatGCATTCAGAGAGAGATATCATCTTACTCTTGGCAAAGAAGTTGACCAGCATCTTGGGAGTCACTGTGGATGATATCCAAGCATCCACAAAAGCCAAACTCCCAAGGAATAAGTACATGGGGATGTGGAGTTGAGGGTCACTGCAGATGAGTGCAATCAGAATAAGGTTCCCCACAATAGTGATGAAATATATAAGCAAGAATACCAGGAACAGGGGGATGTGCCACTCTGGTTGATATAGAAGTCCTGTGAGAATAAACTCTGTCAGCAATGTTGCATTCTTAGTGTCCATATCCTTAATAGATGACCCCTGAAATGAAGTAtagtcaatataaaaagaaaattcattgaagaattataaaagaaaacttggtgagagtaaatgaaataaaagcatacaCTAGGTTGAATGCCcttaattttatttactcttaCTATGATACATGGAAACTATTTGGAGAAATTGTTATATTGGAAAAATCCAATTATTTCACTCAAAAATTATGTGCAGGAATGAACAGAgttagaagaggagaaagacatgCTGACTATGAACAAATTTGTGGGCAAAGTAGTGAATGAGGTAGAGAAATTCTGTGTGTAGGACATGGATGCAGTGTCAAAAGTAAAGACATTAGAAGAGCCTGGATTATAAAATGGGTGGAAAGCCATGTGAAAAATCTTGAATTTGTCATTCAAACATTAGGCAAACACTGAAAACTTTTAAGACAAGGAGTGGCATCATCAGCTATTTTACAAATTACATATTTCGTTGTGTAAACTAGGATGCAGGGAGGGGAAGCCAGTGTCAAGGCTACCATTAGGAAGCTGTTATTATTGTCCAGGGTTGGAAAATCAGATTACACATCAGAATTGTCTGGGGGAGGTTTTGTGCAAAATACAGATTCTGACGTATATCTGTAGAAAATGACTCAGGAGGTTAATAGTGGAaattaataatatacatttataaataaattcattaaaatgcatGTAAAGTTTTAGTCCATGTGTGGTATCACATTGATAGTGATGAGGATGacaaaaagatagataaaaataaaccagaatgtAGAATCACTAGGACTTGGTGACATTTTAAATGCAAAGGGGTGATCATGAAGGAGAGAAGAGTCATTTGGTGACTGGGTAGATGGTCATCAAAAATTgagattgaggggctggccccgtggccaagtggttaagttcacacgctctgctgcaggcggcccagtgtttcgttgcttcgaatcctgggggcagacatggcactgctcatcaagccacgttggggtggcgtcccacgtgccacaactagaaggacccacaacgaagaatatacaactatgtactggtgggctttggggagaaaaaggaaaaaaataaaaaaaaaattgagattgaGAACTCAGGTGCATTGGCCAGTTTGTGGTGCGAGCATCTGCTGAATGTCCAGGTGAGATGTACTTAGTAGTATGAGGCTACAAGAGCTTAATAGAAATAATGAATTCTGGTCATTTGGGGTGGCTGAAAGCATAGTTATGCATTTCTGTCCATTGGAGAGGCAGCATATGGTAAAAGGAAGGAGGTCGTGGATAGAAACTTAAAGGAGTTGTATTAATGAGATTTCTAAATAGATATACAAATTTACTAGATGGATAACATCCGACCCTCTTTTAGTCTTTGTGGCAGGCAATAGCTGCCATCCATGCTAGAAGGCAAAAGTTCTAGAATATGACTCTCCTGTCCCCTTGCACCTAGAGTAGGGGACTTGATTTAGGATTAACCACTGAGATCCACCTACACTGGATTTGGAATAGGGGAGAGGGAACCAGGGGTCAAATGAAGACGAAGAGAATTTTGGTTGCAAAGGCAGCCAAGGGAGCAATAACAAGACCCTGGAAAATGCATCCTGCACCCACAACAGTGGCATCGTCAGTGTGAGCTGTGACATTCCAACTGCAGCAGCAATGACAGCAGCTCTTATTGAGCTAGAGCTGGGACATGATTTTGGCTGTTGAATGGCTGGCTtagttctttgtatttctgcCCATTTATCCAGTGGATTTCTCCACCTTCCCTAGCATTTCTATGTTATAACTAATCTCCATTCGATGAGCTCATTTCCTCCTGCAACCAAGAGATTCGACTCGCACAAAAGGAGCCaaagaagagatagaaaaggATATGAGCAGAATGCTCAGAAAAGCAGGAGGGAATTAGAAAGCTGAGTGTTGTGGACTTAAAGAGAGGAAAACACTCAGGGACAATGTGAAGTACAGTgctgaaagtaaaataaatgctcTGGTAGGATAAAGAGTATACAGAGATCATTGAGTGTGGAAATGAGACTTTAGTGTGTTTAGTGAGAGCAGTTTCCATTTTGTGATGGAGTTGAGGTCAGAGAATAAGGAGATTTGAATGGGAAACAAGTGACAGTGCAGTAGGAAAATGAATAGAGTTCTCCAAGGTGTGGACAACAGTTGACACCTGTCCACTGCCCGTAGACAGATCTGGAATTTCTTCCTGTTTAACAACGTCATGAAAGtttgcaaaagagaaaggaaggcattGAGAAGTTAGGGGGGAAAGAAGTGGAATTGGAAATTTGGTGggtcaaaagaaagcaaaaggcgGGAGGAGAAGAAGGTAGGGAACAACAGGCAGAGATGGTCAGTGTAGGAAAGACAAggccaggaagagggagagaggaaggcactgaaaggctgaggaggagaaagggggaggCTCAGGGGGTGGGGTGAATGTTTGCCTTAActcttgtttttctctaaaagttgTCAACACTGggaatcctttctttttcttttagccaaAATTCCAAGTTTATTTTCCTACAGAATTTGTGTATGaaagtgattttcattttaaattttactttaaaaactttgtGCTGTGCATAAGTATACTGGCACTGCCTGAAAGTTCTTTCCATATTTAATGGTtgctttatctttgtttttactgTCATTAGAACTGTCTTTCTCTGCAAAACTTGATGGTTTTACTTGAGAGCACTTTCTTCTTCACCAGTTTtattacaagaataaaactgaGCCAAAGACTGAATCCTAATTTAGGCCATTAAAGAACTAACGCCAATAATTGTAGTTGTTAacctatttttatttgaaatgggCTTCCTTCCATGAATCTCAAATCACTAAATAATCAAAACTTCTCAAATTCAATGTGTTGGTACTTATTAAgtcataaaactggaaaaagcatTGGAGggacattttttgcatttttcttcctctctatatacattacatatatttatattatatataaattactcAATTTTTTGTTAAAAGTGGGTGAAAGGTAGGAAGGTCAATATATTTAAGTGATTTAACTTAAAAGATTAATCACAGAATgtgtttattaaaagaaataaatagtttGAAAAGAATCCTCAGAAAGATTTCTTATGTGGCAAACATTATGACCTGAATCATTAAACccacttttaaattgtttaatgTTATAGTTTACCCAAACTAGTCTTACGGAGACACTATAATTATCTTAACCAGATAACTAAATACCATTGAAGACTACAATTCAGTCTCAGAGCTATTTTGCTTATCTAGATTTTCCTCACAGTAATAAAACAGTACAGATTATTCActgtttgctttctattttcaaTTGGCTATTTTCACATatgtaaatcaaataaaaattattataaatttagcagtatttttaactttctatgaaaaatgttaaattttatagaaatcattttctcttaCCAATACCTGTTAGAAACTGTGGAGATCCTTTCAATACACTAGTTGTGCAAGagcagaaaaatatacaaaagcacAGAAATGACAATAACATATGTAGCATTTCTTTCCACACTGATTCATTTGGAAGCTTCATTTCCCAAGCTCAGGAAAATAtggtttatattaatttttttttaacaggagtCATCCAATTATACAACTGTGTAACCTTTGTGCCAGAAAGGGAAGAAGTAAAGAACTAAAATTCCCCTGATAGCACCCAAGGATCCCCTTTAGGACAAAGCTAAGCTGTTCTTCTGGGCATCATGTATTTGGACAAGCGTGAGGAGTCCAGGTTGCCCCACAGGGCATTACAGACTCTGCAATCATAAACATCAAGCCGTTGTAGACAATGCTAGTTTTAACACTTGGAATTGCACTTTATGCCACTATTTTCCACCACAAATAACACTTCTGACATGTTTATGTAAACTccagtttatttataaattttgatgCTCTGAATTCTTAGATTAGTATGGTCTTGTCTGAGCTAATCCTGCATGATTTTAATGAGGCCAGAGTTCTAGATTCCCTTCAGGAGCCAACCCCAAGAATGTTGTCCTCCTCACGCAAACCGCAGCTCACATCCAGCCCTGGGCATAACTCCCCACTTTAAGCTGAAATCTGATGAGAAATCTTAGGCAAAGGTCAAGGGAGGAGCAAAGGAAAAGCAGAGCAAAGGACCACAGTGAGAGGAGGCCCAGATCAGAGCTTCCCAAACTTTCATGCCtgtgaatcacctggagatcttttctttttttcttctccccaaaggcccccagtgcatagttgtatatgttcTAGTTATATGGCCTAGTTTGCTATGtagggtgccgcctcagcatggcttgatgagtggcactagatccttgcccaggatctgaactggcgaaaccccgggccacctatgcagagcacatgaatttaaccacttggccatgtggctggcccctggagatcttgttaaaatgcagattctctttcacaggtctgggtggggcctgaggttcttcatttctaacaagctgaTGCCTGTGGACACATGGTATCCACAGGGCCTTCTTCATTGGAGGACCTAGATTATCAGACAGCTAGATAACTGGAGAAGCCTGATGTAGTCAGTGGAGCTGGCATgccaagagagaagcaggaggaaccAGATGGGGCCAGGGAGACCAGCCTGGGTGGGATCACATGGGGTCAAGATGCCAGGTCAGCGCCTTTGTTCTTTACTCCAAATTAGAGAGAAGCTGCTAAGGGATTTTGAACATGATGGTAATGTGTTCAGATTTGCCTTTAAGCATTAACAGAGAGGTTGACAACAAACATTCATTCAGAAAACTAATTACATTCATTATGTCAAAATAGTATAATATGAAaagtgacatttttatttgatatcttAAGTGCAACAAAATGTTTATCATTCACTTGGGATGTCATTGGCAGGTAGGGGGAAAAGCAAAGGGCATAGATTTTGGTAGACTCATTAATCAATTATCCTGTGTTCCTAGAATTTTGCTAGTGaaagccaaaaagaggaagaaaaaacaacatAGATAAAAGAGAAGTCACTGTGAAAACCTCAGCAGATGAGTGGAGTAAGTGGTGTGATGTGCAGAGGTAGCTTCAACATAACCTAAACTTGACTCTAATTTACTGCCCCATTCAATTCTGTGTCATTATCTCCTAactcatttgtttccctttctaTGAGTACAGAGGTCTGTATTGCTGCTTATAGCATGAgcagtcttttcaattttaatcattttaataggTGGGTTGTGATATCTCATTTGCATTCCCCAATGATGAATTATATTGAGGATATTTTTGTGTCCCTgtttgacatctgtatatcttgtttaGTGAAGTGTCTTTACAAatcttctgtgtattttttaaattgagtatatatttccttattattgagttttgagaattttccatataTCCTGGATACAAGGCTTtcatcagatacatgatttgcaaacattttctcaatGATCTTGatcttcttttcctctcacaAGATATCATACTCATCCATTATGCTGACTGGACCTAGTGAGCAACTACCACAGACTTATCAGTAGACATTTACATGCCAGAAGGTGAGAAATAAATCCAGCAAAAATCTGAGGCCCATTGAtctcagtgaaatttctaggggTCCAGTGATGTGAGTCATATGGAGACATCACTTCTAAGGTGAAGGACAAGTTGTTGCATCTAGCCCCTCTTGCAACCCAGAAAGACAAAATGTCTTGTGGCCCCTTTGGTTTTTGGAAGCAGCATCATCCTCATTTGGGTGTATTACTCCAACTTATTAAATGTCTGAATAGAACAGCTGCTAGACTTGAGTGTGGCTCAATATAGGAGAAGGATTTGCCAAAGGTCTAAGCTATTGTGCAAGCTTCACTGCAACTTGAGCCATAGGATCCAGCAGAAAAAATGGTGCTCAAAGTGGTTTCGGCTGATAGGGATGCTGTTTGGAGCCTTTGGCAGGCCTCTATAGGTCAATCACAGACAAGACCCTTAGGTTTTGAAAAAACTGCTCTATGTTTGAGAAACAGCTGTTGGCCTGCTACTGGACCTTAGTAGAGACTGAATGCTTAATCTCAGGCCACCAATTTCCCATTTGACCAGAGGTGCTTTTCATGAAGTGGGTGTTATCTGACCTATCAAGCCATAAAGTTGGGAGTGCACAACCACACCATCATCAAATGGAAGTAGTATATACACACTCTAGCCTGAACAGGGGAAGAAGCCACCAGTAAGTTACATGAAGAAGTGGCCTAAATGCCCATGGTCCCCACACCTGTTCTACTGGCTTCTCTATCCCAGCCTGCACTTATGACCTCATGGGGGTTCTAGATAATCCATACACAGAGGAAGAGATGACCTGGGCCTGGTTTACCAATGGTTCTGCAGGAAATGCAGACATTTGAAAGTGGACAATTATAGCATTACTACCAGTCTCTGGGACATACCAGAAGGATAGTGGTGAAGGAAAAATCTCCCCAATGGGCAGAACTTTGAGCAGTGCATGTGTTTGTTCACTTGCCGAGAAGGATAAATGACCAGATGTGTAATTATGTAATGGTTCATGAGCTTTGGCCAAGGATTTGCCTAGAAGGTCAGGGAATTAGAAGCAATATTACTGGAAAATTGATGATAAGGAAATTTGTAGAAGAGGTATGGGGAGAGATCCCCCTAATTGGGCAAAAAACATGagatatttgtgtcccatgtgaaAGCACCCCATGTGACCTCAGCAATGGAGGATTTTAGTAATCAAAGTGGATAGGATGACCCATTCTATGGGCACCAGTCAACCTCTTTCTTCAACCACCCCATCATCACCAAATGGGCTCATGAAAAAAGGGGCTATGGTGGCAGGAATGGAGGTTATCCCTGGGCTTAGTGACACTGACTTCCACTCATCATGGCTGACTTCGCTAAGGCCATGGTGAGTGCCTAGTATGCAAGCtacagaaaccaaccctgaatcCCTGTTATATCACCATTCATTGGGTGATCAGCCAGCTGGTGGCAAGTTGATTACATTGGACAGATTCCGATGTAATGGAAGGGCTGTGTTTATTCTTACTAGAATAGAAACTTACTCTGGATATAGATTTGCAATCCTGCATtcaatgcttctgccaaaactctATCTGGGGACTTACAAAATTTCTTGTCCACTGTCATGGTGCACTGTGTGCTGtccacacagcattgcttctaATCAAGGAACTCGCTGCCCAGTAAATAAAGTGCAGCAATGGTCCCATGCTTATAGAATTCACTTGTCTTACAATTTTCCCCAACATCCTTATACAGGTGGTTTCTTGGACAATGTAACGCCCCTTTGAAACTCAGTTATAGCACCACCTAGATGGCGTTGTCATGCAGGACTAGGCAAGGTTTTACAGAAGGCTGTATATTTTCTGAATCAGCATCCAGTGCGTAGTTTCTCCCAGAGCTAGGATTCATGGTTGTAAGAATCAAGTGGTGAAAATGGGGGTGGCACCACTCACTATTACCCCTAGTGATCCACTAAcataatttttgcttcctgttctcGTGGCCTTTATGCTCTGCTGGCATAGAGGTCAAAGATCCAGAGGGAGGAAGCCTTCCACCAGTACACATAGCAATGATTCCATTGAGCAGGAAGTTAAGACTGCCTCTGGGCCACTTTGTTCTCCTCATTTCTCTGAATCATCATGCAAAGAAGAAGTTACTGTGCTGGCTGATGTGACTGATCCTGACTACCAAGAAGAAATTGAATTACTCCTACATGATGGAGATAAGGACAAGTATGTCTGAAATTCAGGTCATTTAGGTCCTTGTAATGAAAGTGAATGGAAACCTCAACAAACCAAGCCAGGCAAAACTTCTAATGGCCTGGGCACTTCAGgaatgaagataaagaaaaatgaccaGATACCAAACTGACCAACAGAGGtgcttgctgaaggcaaagggaatatgGAAGAGATAGTGGAAGGAGGTAGCTACAAATACAAGCTACAACCACATGACCCGttacagaaatgaggactgtaaTTGCTGTGATTACTTACTGTTAAGTTTAGTAagaatacatttgtgtgtgtgtacatatatatgtgtgtgtgtatgtatatttatgtgtgcatacatatatacttaacaaatatctttattttctttctactcaTGTACTCTTATTGTGTAACATAAAATGTATTGACATATAATAATTAAGTActgttaattttatgtcataCAATTTAAGTTATAAAACATCAATgagaagagtaaacatcactCAAGGATTTTACCTTCTCCTCTGTGGAAGGGTTTATTGCATCTTTGGCTGTATACAGCATAGTTGTATCATGTTAGTTGGACTTATGACCATCCTATTGTCTTCTTTGGAGTTGAAGTATGGTTTAGGGAATTGTGTGTGGGTGCCACTGTGACAATGGGTGGACTTGTGATGGTTCTtcttgtgtgtcaacttgactcaGCTATGGATGTCGAGATGCCTGGTTAAGCATTATTTCTGgttgtgtctgtgagggtgtttctggaaaagACTGGAATTAAATTAGTAGACTAAGAAAAATAGTTGTTCCCCCTTAAGGCTGGTGAGCATCATCTAATCTGCCAaaggcctgaatggaacaaaaaggcagaggaaggttgaatttgctctctgcctgactgGTTGATCTATGATATTGATCTTCTCTGACCTTGGGCTCTtgtggttctcaggccttcagacttgctGAAATATGTGCCATCAGCTCTCCTGTTCTCAGGCCTTAAAACTACTCcattggctttcctgggtctttACCTTGCAGAGAGCAGATCGTGGGATTACTCAGTCTCCATAATCATGTGTGCCAATATCTTATAATAAGTATCTTTAGATATAGATAGAGAGATTGATATAGATTTAtctatatgtttgtgtgtgtgtgtgtgtgtgtgtatgtgtgtatatcttaTTGATTCTGTACTCTGGACAACCCTGACTAGTACAAACACTGGTTGTACATTCAGTGAACTTCTTTCTTTATCTTGAAATGTACATAGAAGTATCATGATGCAACTGTTAGCTGTTACCCTCCAATAAATCTGACTTAGAAGGTACCTTCTCAGGAGAGGTATCATCGTATCATGACAGCATGAGGATTATCTTGGATATGAAATTTCTTTGAGAATGATGGTCCAAAAGTTGATCCAGCTTGataattaaattttctaataaacaTATGTGTCTCTCATTAACTTTATTGACATAAGGCAATGGGATTTTGGTTGACTATCATAACTGTCAATCATGAAATAATTCAATCAAAGAATAATTCACTTTAAGTGTATGATACTTGTTATTGTCGTAAAAGAAACTTAAGGATGTGAGCTGGTGTGGAGCAGCCATCTCAGACCAAGTAATCTCCTGGGCTCATTACAAGTTTGAAAAAGAACGATTTGCTCTTActgcaaaagataaaaagagtacTAAGACTTCTAAATTGTAACATAAAAAAGCCTGTAGGCCAAAAATAGGTCGTGTGCAAGGCCATTTGTGTCTTAAAAGAATAAGTAAACTCTGAATGTTGCAAATGATAGGGCATTCCTATCCTCTTCAAGGAGGTCTGGAAATGCATTGTGGAAGCTGTAATATTTGAGATAGGCCTTGAAGAAAGGATAGTATTTCAACTGAAAAAGAAGATGGGGGCTCTTGccattcctattcaacacagtactagagattttggccagagcaattaggcaagaaaaagaaataaaaggactccaaataggaaaggaggaaaggaaactctcaccatttgcagatgacatgattctatatatagaaaatcctaaagaattcatcagaaTTTCTGAcaaattggaaaactattagaaataatcaacaactacagcaaagtttcagggtacaaaaaaacttacaaaaatcacttgcatttctatact is a window encoding:
- the LOC103563394 gene encoding olfactory receptor 5H2-like, encoding MDTKNATLLTEFILTGLLYQPEWHIPLFLVFLLIYFITIVGNLILIALICSDPQLHIPMYLFLGSLAFVDAWISSTVTPKMLVNFFAKSKMISLSECMIQFFSLGISATTECFLLASMAYDRCVAICKPLLYPVIMTNRLCIQLLVSSFVGGLLHALIHVGFLFRLTFCHYNIIHHFYCDIMPLFKISCTDPSINVLMLFIFSGSIQVFTILTVLFSYTLILFTILKRKSVQGIRKAFSTCGAHLLSVSLYYGPLLFMYVRPGSAQRDDQDMVDSLFYTVIIPLLNPIIYSLRNRKVIDSLAKMLKRNV